A window of the Bacillus andreraoultii genome harbors these coding sequences:
- the nadB gene encoding L-aspartate oxidase, whose product MEPFDVIIIGSGVAALTAAYRLCSEKKVLIFTKSRVMESNSYLAQGGIAVAINEGDDWVAHADDTLVAGSFYNHIDNVNKLTSEGKRYITMLIENGMNFDRNATGQFDLGREGGHLRRRILHAGGDKTGKALTTFLYHQLKDKVNIVEHEMVIDLLMHGHQCVGVITKRKNGEVTYHYSAATIIATGGCGELYTYTSNARTVTGDGMAMAYRAGAILTDMEFIQFHPTLLYKDQSVIGLVSEAVRGEGAFLQNSKGERIMEGVHHLQDLAPRDIVARTIFTELEKGETVFLNIAHVRDFPSRFPTIYQMCVENGIDLAKNLLPVVPGAHFMMGGIRADAYGRTSVSGLYAVGEVACTGVHGANRIASNSLLEGIVFGNQTAEGLLNENLSIPSTCFEPKLPVGKRTPPNLPTKEEIKRQMTTFAGIVRNGDGLHALLTWIQQFDFLHTDWRNLTFKEIEITNMLTVSWLIAKSSLERKESMGSHYRSDFPVSVMAKKREEVVRQIYQDQNVLVRGTV is encoded by the coding sequence ATGGAGCCATTTGATGTCATTATAATTGGAAGTGGAGTTGCGGCGTTAACAGCAGCATACCGATTATGTTCTGAAAAAAAGGTGTTGATTTTTACAAAATCAAGAGTGATGGAGAGTAATTCCTATTTGGCGCAGGGGGGAATAGCTGTTGCGATTAATGAAGGGGACGATTGGGTAGCACATGCTGACGATACGTTGGTTGCTGGATCTTTTTATAATCATATTGATAATGTGAATAAATTAACAAGTGAAGGCAAGCGATATATAACTATGTTAATCGAAAATGGAATGAACTTTGACCGGAATGCAACTGGACAATTTGACTTAGGTCGAGAAGGTGGACATTTGAGGCGCAGAATTCTTCATGCAGGTGGTGACAAAACAGGAAAAGCTTTAACAACCTTTCTTTATCATCAGTTGAAAGATAAAGTAAACATTGTCGAACATGAAATGGTGATTGATCTTTTGATGCACGGTCATCAATGTGTTGGTGTGATAACGAAACGGAAAAATGGTGAAGTCACCTATCATTACTCAGCTGCTACTATCATCGCAACAGGTGGTTGTGGAGAACTATATACATATACGTCTAATGCACGGACAGTAACGGGAGACGGGATGGCAATGGCCTATCGGGCTGGTGCCATTTTAACAGATATGGAATTTATCCAATTCCATCCGACACTCTTATACAAGGATCAGAGTGTAATCGGACTTGTTTCGGAAGCGGTACGTGGGGAAGGTGCATTTTTACAAAATTCAAAAGGAGAACGGATAATGGAAGGTGTTCATCATCTTCAAGACCTAGCTCCCCGAGATATTGTTGCTCGTACGATTTTTACAGAACTTGAAAAGGGTGAAACCGTCTTTTTAAATATTGCGCATGTAAGAGACTTTCCTTCACGTTTCCCTACCATTTATCAAATGTGTGTGGAGAATGGAATTGACCTCGCAAAAAATTTGCTACCGGTTGTTCCCGGCGCACACTTTATGATGGGAGGGATTCGCGCAGATGCTTACGGACGTACTTCAGTGAGTGGATTGTATGCTGTTGGGGAGGTCGCTTGTACAGGGGTTCATGGAGCCAATCGCATTGCTAGTAATTCGTTATTAGAAGGTATTGTTTTTGGTAATCAAACGGCTGAAGGATTGCTTAATGAAAATTTAAGCATCCCATCAACGTGTTTTGAACCTAAGTTGCCTGTGGGTAAACGGACACCACCTAATCTACCAACAAAGGAAGAAATAAAAAGGCAGATGACTACATTTGCTGGAATTGTACGAAATGGTGATGGATTACATGCTCTTTTAACTTGGATCCAGCAATTTGACTTTTTGCATACTGATTGGAGAAATTTAACTTTCAAGGAAATTGAAATTACGAATATGTTGACAGTATCTTGGTTAATTGCAAAGTCTTCTCTTGAACGGAAAGAGAGTATGGGTAGCCATTATCGGTCTGATTTTCCAGTTTCAGTTATGGCTAAGAAACGGGAAGAAGTCGTTCGTCAAATTTATCAAGATCAAAACGTTTTGGTGAGGGGAACCGTATGA
- the nadA gene encoding quinolinate synthase NadA: protein MSLLEMVQQKNMNMLPERYKTMTVDEMESRVWEVKNKLGDKLFIPGHHYQKDEVIQFADAVGDSLQLAQVSAKNTAAEYIVFCGVHFMAETADILTSDKQKVILPDMRAGCSLADMANIEQTERGWQELQETFRDTIIPLTYVNSTAAIKAFVGRHGGATVTSSNARPMLEWAFTQKERVLFLPDQHLGRNTAFDMGIPLDKMAVWDPVLEKFEYNGDLDEVKIILWKGHCSVHAMFTVENVKQVRKNHPDAKIIVHPECSREVVALADDAGSTKYIIETIKASAPGTKWAVGTEMNLVNRLTKQFADKEVFSLNPYMCACLTMNRIDLPHLLWALENVERGEVMNQIIVEANIASEAHLALERMLARA, encoded by the coding sequence GTGAGTTTACTAGAGATGGTGCAGCAAAAAAATATGAATATGTTACCTGAACGTTATAAAACGATGACTGTGGATGAGATGGAAAGCCGCGTTTGGGAGGTAAAGAATAAGTTGGGAGATAAGTTATTTATCCCAGGGCATCATTATCAAAAGGATGAAGTTATTCAATTTGCAGATGCAGTTGGTGATTCATTGCAACTAGCCCAAGTTTCTGCTAAAAATACAGCAGCGGAATATATCGTGTTTTGTGGTGTGCATTTTATGGCAGAGACAGCTGATATTTTAACGAGTGATAAACAAAAGGTGATTTTACCAGATATGCGAGCAGGCTGTTCGTTGGCAGATATGGCGAATATTGAACAAACGGAACGTGGTTGGCAAGAGTTGCAGGAAACGTTTAGAGACACGATTATTCCGTTAACCTATGTCAATTCAACTGCAGCAATCAAAGCATTTGTCGGTCGTCATGGTGGGGCAACCGTAACTTCGTCCAACGCCCGTCCGATGTTGGAATGGGCATTTACACAAAAAGAGCGGGTATTATTTTTACCAGATCAACATTTAGGAAGAAATACTGCTTTTGATATGGGCATCCCATTAGATAAAATGGCTGTTTGGGACCCAGTATTGGAGAAGTTTGAATATAATGGGGATTTGGATGAAGTGAAAATTATCTTATGGAAAGGGCATTGCTCGGTACATGCAATGTTTACTGTTGAAAATGTGAAGCAAGTACGTAAAAATCATCCAGACGCAAAAATTATCGTTCATCCTGAATGTAGTCGTGAAGTGGTAGCACTTGCTGATGATGCGGGTTCAACAAAGTATATTATTGAAACGATAAAAGCATCTGCTCCAGGAACAAAATGGGCAGTAGGAACAGAAATGAATCTTGTTAATCGCTTAACGAAACAGTTTGCGGATAAAGAAGTTTTTTCTTTGAATCCATATATGTGTGCTTGTCTCACGATGAACCGAATTGATTTACCACACTTATTATGGGCATTGGAGAATGTGGAGCGAGGAGAAGTCATGAATCAAATTATCGTTGAGGCGAATATTGCGAGTGAAGCACATCTTGCACTCGAACGAATGTTAGCAAGGGCTTAA
- the nadC gene encoding carboxylating nicotinate-nucleotide diphosphorylase has protein sequence MNKVKLQRMLETFLFEDVGNGDVTSEAIFPIDMCSRGIFLAKEAGVISGLDVIQMTYQLLDDAMEVICHVNDGDTVQSGDIIAEVYGPVRYILSGERLILNILQRMSGIATVTRTCVKTLNDPSIHICDTRKTVPGLRMLDKYAVITGGGKNHRIGLFDGVMIKDNHIAYCGSITKAVQAVREKVGHMVKIEVETETQEEVLEAVEVGADIIMFDNRSPEEVKQFVTLVPDHITTEASGSINLENIASYRGTGVQYISLGFLTHSVKALDISLQVNEGEKK, from the coding sequence ATGAATAAAGTGAAGTTGCAAAGGATGTTAGAAACCTTTTTATTCGAGGATGTAGGAAATGGGGATGTAACGAGTGAGGCAATTTTTCCAATAGATATGTGCAGTCGGGGGATCTTTTTAGCAAAAGAAGCAGGTGTTATTTCTGGATTGGATGTCATTCAAATGACCTATCAGCTCTTGGATGACGCGATGGAGGTTATTTGTCATGTAAACGATGGGGATACGGTCCAGTCTGGAGATATAATTGCGGAAGTGTACGGTCCAGTTCGCTACATTTTATCTGGTGAGAGACTAATATTAAATATATTGCAACGGATGAGTGGAATTGCAACGGTGACAAGAACATGTGTCAAGACGTTAAATGATCCGTCGATTCATATTTGCGATACAAGAAAAACCGTCCCTGGCTTACGTATGCTTGATAAATACGCAGTTATCACAGGTGGTGGAAAAAACCATCGAATTGGGCTTTTTGATGGAGTAATGATTAAAGATAACCATATCGCTTACTGTGGTTCGATAACAAAGGCAGTACAGGCGGTTCGAGAAAAAGTAGGACATATGGTGAAAATTGAAGTCGAAACAGAAACGCAGGAAGAAGTGTTAGAAGCCGTTGAGGTAGGTGCTGATATTATTATGTTTGATAACCGAAGCCCAGAAGAAGTGAAACAGTTTGTCACACTTGTTCCAGACCATATTACGACAGAAGCGTCTGGAAGTATCAATTTAGAAAACATAGCTTCTTATCGTGGTACCGGAGTCCAGTACATATCATTAGGTTTTTTAACACATTCGGTGAAAGCACTAGATATTAGCTTACAAGTGAACGAGGGGGAGAAAAAGTGA
- the megL gene encoding methionine gamma-lyase, translating into MTNENRIETTLIHEGYSSKEFSDSLSPPIFQSSTYVFDTAEQGEMRFRGEEKGFIYSRLGNPTVRILEERMAVLEKGEAALAFGSGMAAVSAVLFHLIKSESHILCSRGVYGCTFGLLEMLEDKFSVTHTFSSMQTADDIEAAITDMTTCIYIETPINPTMELIDIELVSRVAKKVGIPVVVDNTFCSPFLQNPLDLGADYVIHSATKYISGHGDVIAGIVVGKNKEEIQKMRMTVQKDIGGIISPFDAWLLLRGLKTLHVRMDRHVENTRKLANYLKGHPLIEDVIYPGDPDSPHYSIMKKQMRTAGGMISFLVKGGKKEAQAFMNRLKLIKIAVSLGDAETLIQHPATMTHAVVPPKTRDAMGITENMLRLSVGLESVDDLIDDIDQALLD; encoded by the coding sequence AAGCTCGACATACGTGTTCGATACAGCTGAACAAGGTGAAATGCGATTTCGCGGTGAGGAAAAGGGTTTTATTTATTCTCGACTAGGAAACCCAACCGTACGTATACTTGAGGAACGTATGGCTGTTTTAGAAAAGGGGGAAGCTGCTCTTGCATTCGGCTCGGGAATGGCTGCAGTTTCGGCGGTCTTATTTCATTTGATAAAATCTGAAAGCCATATCCTTTGTTCACGCGGTGTATATGGTTGCACATTCGGACTTCTTGAAATGCTGGAGGACAAATTTAGTGTGACACACACATTTAGTTCGATGCAAACAGCTGATGACATCGAAGCAGCAATTACAGATATGACTACTTGCATTTATATTGAAACCCCCATTAACCCGACGATGGAGTTAATTGATATTGAACTTGTCTCTCGTGTAGCAAAGAAAGTTGGAATTCCTGTTGTTGTGGATAATACATTTTGTTCCCCATTTTTACAAAATCCACTTGATCTTGGTGCCGACTACGTAATCCATAGTGCTACAAAATATATAAGTGGTCATGGGGATGTGATTGCAGGAATTGTTGTAGGGAAAAATAAGGAAGAAATACAAAAAATGCGAATGACTGTACAAAAAGACATTGGTGGCATCATCTCACCTTTTGATGCATGGCTCCTGTTACGTGGTTTAAAGACTTTACACGTTCGCATGGATCGTCATGTAGAAAATACGAGAAAACTAGCAAACTATTTAAAAGGGCACCCGCTTATCGAGGATGTTATTTATCCAGGAGACCCTGATTCACCCCATTATTCCATTATGAAAAAACAAATGAGAACAGCTGGTGGAATGATTTCCTTCCTAGTTAAAGGTGGAAAAAAAGAAGCACAGGCCTTTATGAATCGATTAAAGCTAATAAAAATTGCAGTTAGTCTTGGTGATGCGGAAACGTTGATACAGCATCCAGCGACGATGACTCATGCGGTCGTTCCCCCAAAGACAAGAGATGCGATGGGGATTACAGAAAATATGCTCCGTTTATCTGTTGGGCTTGAGTCAGTAGATGATTTAATAGACGATATTGACCAAGCATTATTAGATTAG